Proteins found in one Lachancea thermotolerans CBS 6340 chromosome C complete sequence genomic segment:
- the SPT23 gene encoding Spt23p (similar to uniprot|P40578 Saccharomyces cerevisiae YIR033W MGA2 or to uniprot|P35210 Saccharomyces cerevisiae YKL020C SPT23, ER membrane proteins involved in regulation of OLE1 transcription): MVQQDTHMMETELLEDFLFAESQQQQQQQQEQQEQQHQQPGSYGGGDGEEQHGDDLFSTFINTDMLLQPSNYTLQPQHTSSMMLGVGAPDLLNGFSEPRQPRKSISPLGGTSDIQSPAPSISTGLTTPPQAMSYSQGCERLVDRSLQFGRTKPIQSAYLNSSDFLDIPEDTLPYKLVVSGMPSASRVETQIKLELSISPPPREYIVHLPTDCITKQKWYLEDDITTYPREIQNEILYLESFLVCASNGKPTYVCSRCVKREQRRASRRKSGLCDNMLWCNNENRRAVVFNSKQVFSIKDVNCTPQFKSFDLSTRIVCYCRHHKEPEGFKILFVLRNANQEVLAKSLTGPIMIMDKKSNRDAAANTSLQDSVADSNNNTDGSRSERSEIPNVTSTSDFSGMENHKPRDDFMHLSVKGEHMLSPTSMGGDSSEAHATDANVVESYGPRGAASSVSLPDKASGYKRKRSSPDYNSTAIGFSPQNFTKPHANSNFSKSLSASSSNHSIPLLNQPAHNNPTAAMMTATNSMLREISDLAEVPQAPRPYINRVIPSQGPVKGGIEVTLLGSNFKPGMIVKFGQNRALSTQCWSESTLVTYLPPSSRAQEVLVTVFEKEEEQPEVLGTMSNSKAIFTYVDDTDRQLIELALQIVGLKMNGKLEDARNIAKRIVGHEGNSSNSTPSPSANNAPQNSYNIGMGQVLYSDESLLLKVIKLLNSSSNLSMCDEEGQTMLHLACLKGYYHLASALVRKGARVDAKDSFGFLPLHFACLNGDARIIRLLVQCKATVHAETINGSSPRALFIANHDTDDERYEDYLNEVLDALDTDSSSEEYSCNMLRKLSDSSFQSSVFDAESLASLNDNIQVHISKMAEDTLSDDDEDLDGYEEDGDECLLQDDDDSIATADNSQSQDSALIATSQEAHRHSGQFENSIWNRVLNAFNDDLPKYEDLFPVLDRERNKKSLLANRNPTELTATQSSTAEDSQTSSEDEEDALQARLNRFFQQRQNFRNDKMLLFFWLPVAIILLSSFLIFEFGHDGNRIHHLSQAVSEYLRVGLANVMLGNERVKGAFKGSLHSLQAGAAVAGGIEGS, translated from the coding sequence ATGGTGCAACAAGATACACACATGATGGAGACCGAGCTCCTTGAGGACTTCCTATTCGCGGAGAGtcagcagcaacagcagcagcaacaagaacaacaagagcagcagcaccagcagccCGGTAGTTATGGAGGCGGCGACGGTGAGGAACAGCACGGCGATGATCTTTTCAGCACCTTCATCAACACCGACATGCTCCTACAGCCGTCCAATTACACGCTCCAACCGCAGCACACCTCTTCGATGATGCTGGGCGTGGGCGCCCCAGACTTGCTGAACGGCTTCTCAGAGCCGCGCCAGCCTCGCAAGTCCATTTCGCCTCTGGGTGGTACCAGCGACATCCAGAGCCCCGCTCCGAGTATCTCCACGGGCCTCACCACGCCGCCGCAAGCTATGAGCTATAGCCAGGGCTGCGAGCGCCTTGTGGATCGTTCTCTGCAGTTTGGCAGAACGAAGCCCATTCAGTCCGCCTATCTGAATTCCAGCGATTTCTTAGACATCCCCGAGGACACGTTGCCTTACAAACTTGTTGTTTCTGGAATGCCCTCTGCGTCGCGAGTTGAAACTCAGATTaagcttgagctttctatctctcctcctcctcgCGAATACATCGTGCATTTGCCTACCGACTGCATCACTAAACAAAAATGGTATCTGGAAGATGACATTACTACATACCCTCGCGAAATTCAGAACGAGATTCTCTAcctggaaagctttttagTGTGTGCTTCTAACGGGAAGCCCACTTACGTTTGCAGCCGATGCGTCAAGCGTGAACAGCGCAGAGCGTCTCGACGCAAATCAGGTCTTTGCGACAATATGTTATGGTGTAACAATGAAAACAGACGTGCTGTTGTATTTAACAGCAAGCAAGTCTTTTCTATCAAAGATGTCAACTGTACTCCTCaattcaaatcttttgacCTGTCCACTAGAATAGTTTGCTACTGCCGTCACCACAAGGAGCCCgaaggcttcaaaatcttgttTGTCCTAAGAAACGCCAATCAAGAGGTGTTGGCAAAAAGTTTAACGGGGCCTATCATGATCATGGATAAAAAATCAAACAGGGACGCGGCTGCAAACACTTCACTCCAGGATTCTGTTGCGGACTCTAATAACAACACGGATGGATCCAGAAGCGAGAGAAGTGAAATTCCGAATGTCACTTCCACTAGCGACTTTAGCGGGATGGAGAACCACAAACCTAGAGATGACTTTATGCATCTTTCTGTCAAAGGCGAGCACATGCTATCTCCCACCTCCATGGGTGGAGATAGTTCGGAGGCACATGCTACCGATGCTAATGTGGTCGAATCGTATGGCCCAAGGGGCGCTGCATCATCAGTGTCTTTGCCCGATAAAGCGTCTGGCTACAAGCGAAAGAGATCTTCACCAGACTATAACTCCACGGCAATTGGCTTTTCTCCACAGAATTTTACGAAGCCTCATGCCAATTCAAACTTTAGCAAGTCATTGTCTGCTTCATCTTCCAACCACTCAATACCTCTTCTCAATCAACCCGCTCATAACAATCCTACGGCTGCCATGATGACAGCTACGAATAGCATGCTGCGCGAGATTTCAGATCTGGCCGAGGTGCCTCAAGCCCCTCGTCCCTATATTAATCGTGTGATTCCCTCCCAGGGACCTGTTAAGGGTGGGATTGAAGTAACCCTTCTAGGTTCAAACTTCAAGCCTGGGATGATAGTAAAGTTCGGACAGAATCGGGCCTTATCAACTCAATGCTGGTCAGAATCAACTCTTGTTACGTATCTTCCACCTTCCTCAAGGGCCCAGGAAGTGCTTGTAACagtatttgaaaaagaggaagaacaaCCAGAAGTTCTCGGCACCATGTCAAACAGCAAAGCAATTTTCACTTACGTTGACGACACAGATAGACAACTTATTGAgctagctcttcaaattgtTGGTCTGAAAATGAACGGTAAGTTAGAAGATGCTAGAAATATAGCAAAACGTATTGTTGGTCATGAAGGAAACTCTTCAAATAGTACGCCTTCCCCTTCTGCGAATAATGCTCCTCAAAACTCTTACAACATCGGAATGGGACAAGTTCTGTATTCTGACGAGAGTTTGCTGTTGAAGGtcatcaagctgctcaattCCAGTTCTAATTTATCAATGtgcgatgaagaaggacagACAATGCTTCACCTTGCATGCTTAAAAGGGTACTATCATTTAGCATCGGCCTTAGTCAGAAAGGGAGCTCGAGTTGATGCCAAGGACTCTTTTGGGTTCTTGCCTCTCCATTTCGCCTGTTTAAATGGTGATGCAAGGATAATCcgtcttcttgttcagTGCAAGGCTACCGTGCATGCAGAGACAATTAACGGATCTTCACCAAGGGCCCTGTTCATTGCCAACCACGACACCGACGACGAAAGATATGAAGATTATCTGAATGAGGTCTTAGACGCCCTCGACACTGATTCCAGTAGCGAGGAGTACTCTTGTAATATGCTGCGGAAGCTTTCAGACAGTAGCTTTCAATCAAGCGTATTTGATGCCGAGTCCTTGGCCTCGCTCAACGACAACATACAAGTGCATATTTCCAAAATGGCCGAAGATACACTATCTGACGACGATGAGGATCTGGACGGCTATGAAGAAGACGGAGATGAGTGCTTACTGCAGGACGACGATGACTCTATCGCAACTGCGGACAACTCACAATCACAAGACTCTGCCCTTATAGCGACATCCCAAGAAGCACACAGACACTCAGGCCAGTTTGAAAACTCTATTTGGAACCGGGTCTTGAACGCATTTAATGACGACCTTCCAAAATACGAAGACCTGTTCCCCGTGCTGGATAGAGAGAGAAATAAAAAATCTTTGCTAGCTAACCGCAACCCAACAGAACTAACTGCTACTCAATCTAGCACTGCGGAAGATTCGCAGACGTCCtcagaagatgaggaagatgCGCTACAAGCGCGCTTAAACCGTTTCTTTCAACAGCGGCAGAATTTCCGAAATGACAAAATGTTGTTGTTCTTCTGGCTTCCCGTCGCCATAATTCTCTTATCttcgtttttgatttttgaatttggcCATGATGGGAACAGGATTCATCATCTATCGCAAGCGGTATCTGAGTACTTGAGAGTCGGGCTGGCAAATGTGATGTTGGGCAACGAGAGGGTCAAAGGGGCATTCAAGGGTTCATTGCATAGTCTTcaagctggcgctgctgttgcagGAGGTATAGAGGGCTCCTAG